A region of the Methanobrevibacter ruminantium M1 genome:
CATTGTTTAACAAGCTCACTTTCATGAATGCACCAAATACTCCTGTTTCACAGGGAACCTCTTCGCTGCACTTTTCTACAAAGTAGTCAAAGAGTTTGGTAGCCTCATTTGGGGCTAAGGCCTTATGGAAGGAAGGTCTGTTCTTTTTGGTTCTGCCGTATAAGGTAAACTGGGGAACAAGCAAGAGTTTTCCTCCTATATCTTTTACTGAACGGTTCATTCTGCCCTCTTCATCTGGGAATATTCTAAGTTTTGTAAGCTTTCTAGCTAGGTAATCAACTTCTTTTTCTGTATCTGTCTGGCCAAAACCTACTAAAACCATTA
Encoded here:
- the dtd gene encoding D-aminoacyl-tRNA deacylase, yielding MKLVIQRVTNASVEVEGEITGQIEEGLMVLVGFGQTDTEKEVDYLARKLTKLRIFPDEEGRMNRSVKDIGGKLLLVPQFTLYGRTKKNRPSFHKALAPNEATKLFDYFVEKCSEEVPCETGVFGAFMKVSLLNNGPVTILLEKEFED